The following are encoded in a window of Vallitalea longa genomic DNA:
- a CDS encoding tubulin-like doman-containing protein, which produces MKINVKNLGCQNFEGFMGRKEVKLDKLNMSFVAGGQGGGKITSEPVRLGYYGYFYNTCKEDNMNIKSILESLDSVNYKILQLDKYDGASKDREIGKEAIKENVNLLKEKLITDKKIIDSDFTWIVVALGGGTGNGSLNSVSQIVSGMMRKNKRYLGKPTVGIIAAVPEGFAKQKIWLNTAKALQEIKELQKSGLIGACLLIDNEKLMNDYLKKSEDTKDWTTYGNTTVARLLAELDGLISLPGKETFDKSELLDIYSTPGFFSIGKMRISDIEKYKEKYKEKYNELIKDSFVENNLFCDGYDYKTAVHGGMAVLRPSNSKIFTTKDTLRLKMEMSKFLDSPMVEVTHFGIYDNDEYGTYKHSEKKDEALIYTLVSLKDLPSHINKMTKKALEREKAKQEQMKKENTDLEDMLSGIVEPKREKKIELSIEDIFNTKDDRVQKESKKEENAFDQL; this is translated from the coding sequence ATGAAAATTAATGTAAAAAATTTAGGATGCCAAAATTTTGAAGGATTTATGGGAAGAAAAGAAGTAAAACTTGATAAATTAAATATGTCTTTCGTAGCAGGAGGACAGGGTGGAGGAAAAATAACATCTGAGCCAGTGAGATTAGGTTATTATGGATACTTTTATAATACGTGTAAAGAAGATAATATGAATATAAAAAGTATATTGGAAAGCCTAGATAGCGTGAATTATAAAATACTTCAGTTAGATAAATATGATGGAGCTAGTAAAGATAGAGAAATTGGAAAAGAAGCTATAAAGGAAAATGTAAATTTGCTTAAAGAAAAATTGATTACTGATAAGAAAATTATTGACTCAGATTTCACATGGATCGTAGTAGCTCTTGGTGGAGGTACTGGAAATGGATCATTAAACTCTGTTAGTCAAATAGTAAGTGGTATGATGAGAAAAAATAAACGATATTTAGGGAAACCAACCGTTGGTATTATAGCAGCTGTACCAGAAGGATTTGCGAAACAAAAAATTTGGTTAAATACAGCTAAAGCACTTCAAGAAATAAAAGAATTACAAAAGTCAGGATTAATTGGAGCTTGTCTGCTTATAGACAATGAAAAATTGATGAATGATTATCTTAAAAAAAGTGAAGATACAAAAGATTGGACTACATATGGCAACACTACAGTTGCAAGATTATTAGCTGAATTAGATGGATTAATTTCATTACCTGGTAAAGAGACATTTGATAAGAGTGAGTTATTGGATATATATAGTACTCCTGGTTTCTTTTCAATAGGGAAAATGAGAATAAGCGATATAGAAAAATATAAAGAGAAATATAAAGAAAAATATAATGAGTTGATAAAAGACAGTTTTGTAGAAAATAATTTATTTTGTGATGGATATGATTATAAAACTGCTGTTCATGGTGGTATGGCTGTATTAAGACCATCAAATTCCAAAATATTTACTACAAAGGATACCTTAAGATTGAAAATGGAAATGAGTAAATTTTTGGATAGTCCAATGGTGGAAGTTACTCACTTTGGAATATATGATAATGATGAATATGGTACATATAAGCATTCAGAAAAAAAAGATGAAGCATTGATTTATACATTGGTGAGTTTAAAAGACTTACCATCGCATATAAATAAAATGACAAAAAAAGCACTTGAAAGAGAAAAAGCAAAGCAAGAACAGATGAAAAAAGAAAATACTGATTTAGAAGATATGTTATCAGGGATCGTGGAACCAAAAAGAGAGAAAAAAATTGAGCTTTCGATAGAAGATATTTTCAATACAAAAGATGATCGTGTTCAAAAGGAAAGTAAAAAAGAAGAAAATGCCTTTGATCAGTTGTAA
- a CDS encoding prepilin peptidase, whose protein sequence is MFKIIIVLFVGGSLATLINILVSKIINYINKKKVKRNSLNYIVLTIIILVVLYISYMNFSSKHNLIIAVVFDSIIIIGSYVDYKYKVIPNKFVLISFVIGVISLILTRKLMIDNIYGMVIGGMILLIIAIMPGGLMGGGDVKYMVLIGLFLGIEKTIFAICISFVLGSVIALILIIFRFKKLKDTIAFGPILSIGSFIAYTYYDSVIDKIIF, encoded by the coding sequence ATGTTTAAGATAATAATAGTATTATTTGTAGGGGGAAGTTTGGCTACACTTATAAATATATTAGTAAGTAAAATAATAAATTATATAAACAAAAAAAAAGTAAAAAGAAATAGTTTGAATTACATAGTATTAACTATAATAATCCTGGTAGTACTTTATATATCATATATGAATTTTTCTTCAAAGCATAATTTAATAATAGCTGTTGTTTTTGATTCTATAATAATTATTGGTTCATATGTTGATTATAAGTATAAAGTTATTCCTAACAAATTTGTTTTAATATCTTTTGTTATTGGTGTAATATCTTTAATATTAACAAGAAAACTAATGATTGATAATATATATGGAATGGTAATAGGTGGAATGATATTGCTTATAATTGCTATTATGCCTGGAGGACTTATGGGTGGTGGTGATGTAAAGTATATGGTTTTAATAGGACTTTTTTTAGGGATAGAAAAGACTATTTTTGCAATATGCATTTCGTTTGTATTAGGTTCAGTGATTGCGCTTATTTTAATAATATTTAGGTTTAAAAAATTAAAGGATACTATAGCTTTTGGTCCTATTTTATCAATAGGAAGTTTTATAGCATACACATATTATGATTCAGTAATTGATAAAATAATATTCTGA
- a CDS encoding single-stranded DNA-binding protein translates to MNKVILVGRLTKEPEVRYSKSQKPIAIARYTLAVNRKYKREGQPDADFINIVSIGKEGQFVEKYFKKGQQVSIVGRLQIRTYDDSNGNRKWISEVISEEVDFAESKSSYEKRNKEKASSSVSNDDGFVPVDESDDDPPF, encoded by the coding sequence GTGAATAAAGTTATATTAGTAGGGAGATTAACAAAAGAACCAGAGGTTAGGTATTCAAAAAGTCAAAAGCCTATAGCAATAGCTAGATATACATTAGCTGTGAATAGGAAATATAAACGTGAAGGTCAACCAGATGCTGACTTCATTAATATTGTTTCAATAGGCAAAGAAGGACAATTTGTAGAAAAATATTTTAAAAAAGGTCAACAAGTTTCTATAGTTGGAAGACTTCAAATAAGAACATATGATGATTCTAATGGTAATAGAAAATGGATATCAGAAGTCATTTCTGAGGAAGTTGATTTTGCTGAAAGTAAAAGTTCATATGAAAAAAGAAATAAAGAAAAAGCATCTTCTTCAGTTTCTAATGATGATGGATTTGTTCCAGTTGATGAATCTGATGATGATCCGCCTTTTTAG
- a CDS encoding TrbC/VirB2 family protein, protein MKSKKIKKMLYLLLNMVVLIGLFSLSVYAEDPTYQQYTKGVDKIKNILTGIFAFIGLISAGFGIMMYRKKVEERTEELSSVFWIFVGVFVISISGTVVTWMFF, encoded by the coding sequence ATGAAAAGTAAAAAAATAAAGAAAATGTTATATTTATTATTAAATATGGTGGTATTAATAGGTTTATTTAGTTTAAGTGTCTACGCAGAAGATCCTACTTATCAACAATATACAAAAGGTGTTGACAAAATTAAAAACATATTAACTGGAATATTTGCTTTTATAGGCTTAATATCTGCAGGGTTTGGAATTATGATGTATAGAAAAAAAGTTGAAGAAAGAACGGAAGAATTATCATCAGTATTTTGGATATTTGTTGGAGTATTCGTAATATCAATTTCAGGAACAGTTGTAACTTGGATGTTCTTCTAG
- a CDS encoding M23 family metallopeptidase yields the protein MKQLIKNKIKLFLIKKSPIIILVVLFFVIIIGIGEMISKIPFVGGGLKDAELEEMKKEIGEKIGVINYDKVKKYIQMEEESHPENRNAKILVYEETRNNKESQFLEPSNIDSYNSTENTILKIGDMTKQYRLWWQFLGGIDVITTTSTKINDTSVIDAVNKNLSPIFEYTFDINNTNDFTYYQTEYSSEYTVTKIYENGSHKKTERKQKNITKKVPLPYIKKVSTMFEDINFDYDKITIEKSDWNLVDNYTKKRHKYKKSNNGSYVRVNGRYVKRNSSNKTKQQGEKLVSRDRYRKVEVREEISKYVRTKTEGYNIRRKSEKNTRYDEFMANHNLGEKLIEEDKEIILHTSALFPESYEFAYNANKYLGHNSKLLVNGGYEGTGEYKVLDMETKFILPIKFDENVNEKKINISCPFGPGTLTMNGVTKYRFHHGMDFPVKTGTPIIASAKGKIEDTGYGGVEGNFVIIKHDDGFITKYYHLNMIMCTEKQEVDEGDIIGLSGSTGYSTGPHLHFGVVNPGGEYEDPMIYLPLVKDDDD from the coding sequence ATGAAACAACTAATAAAAAATAAAATAAAGTTATTTCTAATAAAAAAATCTCCAATTATCATTTTGGTAGTATTATTTTTTGTAATTATAATAGGAATAGGAGAGATGATTTCCAAAATACCTTTTGTTGGTGGAGGACTAAAAGATGCAGAATTGGAAGAGATGAAAAAAGAAATAGGAGAAAAAATAGGAGTAATAAATTATGATAAAGTAAAAAAATATATTCAAATGGAAGAGGAATCTCATCCTGAAAATAGAAATGCAAAGATTTTAGTATATGAAGAGACAAGAAACAATAAAGAAAGTCAATTTTTAGAACCATCAAATATAGATAGTTATAATAGTACAGAAAATACAATACTAAAAATAGGTGATATGACAAAACAATATAGATTATGGTGGCAATTTCTAGGGGGAATAGATGTAATCACTACAACTTCCACCAAAATAAATGATACATCTGTAATAGATGCAGTTAATAAAAATCTTAGCCCTATATTTGAGTATACTTTTGATATTAATAATACAAATGATTTCACATATTATCAAACAGAATATTCATCTGAGTATACTGTCACAAAGATATACGAAAATGGATCACATAAAAAAACAGAAAGAAAACAAAAAAATATTACAAAAAAAGTTCCATTACCTTACATAAAAAAGGTAAGTACAATGTTTGAAGATATAAATTTTGATTACGATAAAATTACTATAGAAAAAAGTGATTGGAACCTAGTAGACAATTATACAAAAAAGAGGCATAAATATAAAAAAAGCAATAATGGATCTTATGTAAGAGTCAATGGCAGATATGTTAAAAGAAATAGTAGTAATAAAACTAAACAACAAGGTGAAAAACTGGTATCTAGAGATAGATATAGAAAAGTTGAAGTTAGGGAAGAAATCAGTAAATATGTTAGAACTAAGACAGAGGGATATAATATCAGAAGAAAAAGTGAAAAAAACACAAGATATGATGAGTTCATGGCTAATCATAATTTAGGTGAAAAATTAATAGAAGAAGATAAGGAAATAATTCTACATACAAGTGCTTTATTCCCTGAGTCTTATGAATTCGCCTATAATGCAAATAAATATCTTGGCCATAATTCAAAACTTCTGGTAAATGGAGGGTATGAAGGAACAGGAGAATACAAAGTACTTGATATGGAAACAAAGTTTATTCTACCAATAAAGTTTGATGAAAACGTGAATGAGAAAAAAATAAATATATCATGTCCTTTTGGTCCTGGTACATTAACAATGAATGGTGTAACAAAGTACCGTTTCCATCATGGAATGGATTTTCCAGTTAAAACAGGAACACCAATAATTGCATCGGCAAAAGGTAAAATAGAAGATACAGGATATGGAGGTGTAGAAGGAAACTTTGTAATTATAAAGCATGACGATGGATTTATTACCAAATATTATCATTTAAACATGATTATGTGTACCGAAAAGCAAGAAGTTGATGAAGGAGACATAATAGGATTATCGGGGAGTACAGGATATTCAACTGGGCCTCATTTACATTTTGGAGTAGTTAATCCAGGAGGAGAATATGAAGATCCAATGATTTATTTACCATTGGTAAAGGATGATGATGATTAA
- a CDS encoding VirB4 family type IV secretion system protein, with protein MSEKENEELTWDYTGTVGNIDLILPQAVDEHEDYIYLGRKKYVRIYGVLAFPYLIHIGYFDALYGVLGQNIDTIDYVERIPDQKAVNKLTIEIAKAGSNAKLNGGDQKYVQKANDFEQMRKEIQVGTKKLLSVTKLIRVWGNTLKELNENSEIFENQCETMSIVVHCLSLNQENAFKSTMPSILMTEQEKKYKKNITSDGFAALLPAGKNGLHHPNGNYLGYTLATNSKIFYDNFVGPPLLSNPMVMIFGPAGSGKSVLLKAFLSRSNAMGAWNVYFDLEGEAEEIINHLGGNYINVAPGKKTGFNPLDLEVEEDKNGRKRIDIYGKVAEIREMLSIFCEKMRGKGLTGLELTGVEEAVRELYSERGITQNPDSLYEYRDGKENGKFSVGQRKKKMPILTDLRKKLLEYPNTKELAELMKLITGDGSMALFDCETTVNLHGLTGIGLKDVSDGFMKFYAVVNILEWVWSVFGNYKYKHIKKNAEIDEGWYFAKYPAAATLLEEMDRRGRKYSAALVIASQFIGEFLGTESGQTIVDMASTKFILKQNPDSVDKIVNHFNLSDQLKNDLVMFNEGDAVLLSGNEKIEMHVEVFDFEWEYFRT; from the coding sequence ATGAGTGAAAAAGAAAATGAAGAATTAACATGGGATTACACTGGAACTGTTGGAAATATAGATTTGATTTTACCCCAAGCAGTTGATGAGCACGAGGATTATATATATCTAGGCAGGAAAAAATATGTCAGAATATATGGAGTTTTAGCGTTTCCATATCTTATACATATAGGATATTTTGATGCTTTATATGGTGTGTTAGGGCAAAATATAGATACAATTGATTATGTGGAAAGAATTCCAGATCAAAAAGCTGTTAATAAGCTAACCATTGAGATAGCAAAAGCTGGAAGTAACGCTAAGTTAAATGGTGGGGATCAGAAATATGTTCAAAAGGCAAATGATTTCGAACAAATGAGAAAAGAAATACAGGTTGGTACAAAAAAATTGCTAAGTGTAACTAAGTTAATTAGAGTATGGGGTAATACTTTGAAGGAATTAAACGAGAATAGTGAGATATTTGAAAATCAATGTGAAACTATGAGTATAGTAGTTCATTGTTTATCACTTAATCAAGAAAATGCGTTCAAATCTACGATGCCATCAATATTAATGACTGAACAAGAAAAAAAATACAAGAAAAATATTACGTCCGATGGTTTTGCAGCATTATTACCTGCTGGTAAAAATGGATTACATCATCCAAATGGTAATTATCTAGGATATACATTAGCAACTAATTCTAAAATATTCTATGATAATTTTGTAGGTCCTCCATTATTATCAAATCCAATGGTTATGATATTTGGACCTGCTGGTTCTGGAAAAAGTGTACTGTTAAAAGCGTTTTTAAGCAGATCAAATGCTATGGGTGCTTGGAATGTATACTTTGATTTAGAAGGAGAGGCGGAGGAAATAATCAATCATCTTGGTGGTAATTATATAAATGTGGCACCAGGTAAGAAAACAGGTTTTAATCCTCTAGATTTAGAAGTAGAAGAAGATAAAAACGGTAGAAAACGAATAGATATATACGGTAAAGTAGCAGAAATTAGAGAGATGTTATCAATTTTCTGTGAAAAAATGAGAGGTAAAGGATTAACTGGTCTTGAATTAACTGGTGTAGAAGAAGCGGTAAGAGAATTATATTCAGAAAGAGGAATCACACAAAATCCAGATTCATTATATGAGTATAGAGATGGTAAAGAGAATGGTAAATTTTCAGTAGGACAAAGAAAGAAAAAAATGCCAATTCTCACAGATTTAAGAAAAAAATTATTAGAATATCCAAATACAAAAGAATTAGCAGAATTAATGAAGTTAATAACTGGAGATGGGTCTATGGCATTATTTGACTGTGAAACAACAGTCAATTTACATGGATTAACAGGTATTGGGTTGAAGGATGTTTCAGATGGGTTCATGAAATTTTATGCTGTTGTGAATATTTTAGAATGGGTTTGGAGTGTGTTTGGTAACTATAAATACAAACACATAAAGAAAAACGCTGAAATAGATGAAGGATGGTATTTTGCAAAATATCCGGCGGCAGCAACACTATTAGAAGAGATGGATAGAAGGGGTAGAAAATATTCGGCAGCATTGGTTATAGCCAGTCAGTTCATAGGAGAATTTTTAGGAACAGAAAGTGGACAGACTATTGTTGATATGGCTTCAACAAAATTCATACTTAAACAAAACCCAGATTCCGTTGATAAAATAGTAAACCACTTCAATTTATCTGATCAACTCAAAAATGATTTAGTAATGTTCAATGAAGGAGATGCTGTACTACTTAGTGGAAATGAAAAAATAGAAATGCATGTAGAAGTCTTTGACTTTGAATGGGAATACTTTAGAACTTAA
- a CDS encoding JAB domain-containing protein: protein MDYKKSLDQYTDFELLQSLTALSEEEFKNIIEEEGYKLLFVPSDDKLKEIVSKDVGTKLLIVGEISKRLTSYRALEKMKANSPGTLASLFMTEMRYLDKEHFKVVCMDTKNNYISSTTVSIGTVNAALANPREVFIEALRKKAVHIVLIHNHPSGDPSPSKEDILLSRRMYEAGRIVGIELLDHIIIGDGKYTSLKQEQYFSDFEIEV from the coding sequence ATGGATTACAAAAAAAGTTTAGATCAATATACAGATTTTGAGTTGTTACAAAGTTTAACAGCTCTAAGTGAAGAAGAATTCAAAAATATTATTGAAGAAGAAGGGTATAAATTATTATTTGTACCTTCAGATGATAAGTTAAAAGAAATTGTAAGTAAAGATGTAGGTACAAAGCTCCTTATTGTTGGAGAAATCTCTAAAAGATTAACATCATATAGAGCTTTAGAAAAAATGAAAGCAAATAGTCCAGGTACTCTTGCTAGTCTGTTCATGACAGAGATGAGGTATCTAGATAAAGAGCATTTTAAAGTTGTTTGTATGGATACAAAAAACAACTATATTTCATCTACAACAGTAAGTATAGGAACAGTGAATGCAGCTTTAGCAAATCCAAGGGAAGTATTCATTGAAGCATTAAGAAAAAAGGCTGTTCATATAGTATTAATACATAATCATCCTTCAGGAGATCCTTCACCTAGCAAAGAAGACATTCTTTTGAGTAGAAGAATGTATGAAGCAGGTAGGATAGTTGGAATAGAACTATTGGATCATATAATAATAGGTGATGGAAAATATACTAGTTTAAAGCAAGAACAGTATTTTTCAGATTTTGAGATTGAGGTCTAA
- a CDS encoding PrgI family protein gives MRYFTTPFDQETPDKVVGGKLTAKQLVCYSPVIFMVFIITSSSEFVLIKFLIEFAITVILLILGSIFAFVKKDGDELDKYLIKLIKFKLRNKTSTYHKY, from the coding sequence ATGAGGTATTTTACTACTCCATTTGACCAAGAAACACCTGATAAAGTAGTTGGAGGCAAATTAACAGCGAAACAGTTAGTGTGTTATTCTCCAGTTATTTTTATGGTATTTATAATTACTTCAAGTTCAGAATTTGTGTTAATTAAATTTTTAATAGAATTTGCAATAACTGTAATTTTACTGATTTTAGGTTCCATCTTTGCGTTTGTCAAAAAAGATGGTGATGAATTAGATAAGTACTTAATTAAACTTATAAAATTTAAGTTAAGAAATAAAACAAGTACATATCATAAATATTAG